In a single window of the Cucumis melo cultivar AY chromosome 11, USDA_Cmelo_AY_1.0, whole genome shotgun sequence genome:
- the LOC103497356 gene encoding glutamine--tRNA ligase-like isoform X4: MTVNNDNVDKDKLLELFLRIGLDERTARNTVANNKVTANLSAVIHEAGVLDGCHRAVGNLLYSVATKYPANALIHRPILLDYITSNKVKTPAQLEAAFSFFSAAGSEIKLNEFESACGVGVEVSVEEIEKTVNEVFEERKNEILEQRYRTNVGDLFGHVRKKHPWADPKIVKQFIDSKLFELLGERTVADNEKIAKKKKEKPAKVDDKLAATVAPKQPPTEEDLNPYLIFPQPEDNYKVHTEVFFSNGTILRCCNTRELLEKHLKATGGRVLTRFPPEPNGYLHIGHAKAMFVDFGLAKERGGGCYLRYDDTNPEAEKKEYIDHIEEIVKWMGWEPFKITYASDYFQELYELAVELIRRGHAYVDHQTPDEIKEYREKKMNSPWRDRPIAESLKLFDEMKKGLIEEGKATLRMKQDMQSDNFNMYDLIAYRIKFTPHPHAGDKWCIYPSYDYAHCTVDSLENITHSLCTLEFETRRASYYWLLHALDLYQPYVWEYSRLNVSNNVLSKRKLNRLVTEKWVDGWDDPRLLTLAGLRRKGVTSTAINAFVRGMGITRSDCSLIRFDRLEYHIREELNRTAARAMVVLQPLKVVITNFENGSILDLDAKKWPEAQEDEASAFYKVPFSNIVYIEQSDFRLKDSKDYYGLAPGKSVLLRYAYPIKCTDVILADDKETVLEIRAEYDASKKSKPKGVLHWVAQPSPGVNPLNVEVRLFDKLFLSENPAELDDWLADLNPHSKVVIPSAYAVPELRNAVDGDTFQFERLGYFTVDIDSTPEKLVFNRTVTLRDSYKSSCFSW, from the exons ATGACGGTGAATAATGATAATGTCGACAAGGACAAGTTGCTGGAGCTGTTCTTGAGAATCGGCTTGGATGAACGCACTGCACGCAACACCGTCGCCAACAATAAGGTCACTGCCAATCTCAGTGCTGTTATTCATGAG GCTGGCGTGCTTGATGGATGTCACAGGGCTGTTGGAAATCTCTTGTATAGT GTTGCAACAAAGTATCCAGCAAATGCACTTATTCATCGACCAATATTGCTGGATTATATTACCTCGAATAAG GTAAAGACGCCGGCGCAATTGGAAGCggcattttcatttttttctgcTGCAGGCTCAGAAATTAAATTGAATGAATTTGAAAGTGCATGTGGTGTTG GTGTGGAGGTTTCAGTTGAAGAAATTGAGAAAACTGTGAATGAGGTTTTTGAAGAACGTAAAAATGAAATTCTGGAGCAGCGTTATCGAACAAACG TGGGTGACTTGTTTGGCCATGTACGGAAGAAGCATCCATGGGCTGATCCAAAGATTGTAAAG CAATTTATTGATTCCAAATTATTTGAATTACTTGGTGAAAGGACAGTAGCAGATAAcgaaaagatagcgaaaaagaaaaaggagaagcCTGCTAAAGTAGAT GATAAACTTGCTGCTACTGTTGCACCAAAACAGCCTCCAACTGAGGAAGATCTTAACCCATATTTAATATTCCCTCAACCCGAGGATAATTATAAG GTTCATACTGAAGTATTTTTCAGTAATGGAACTATTTTGAGATGTTGCAACACCAGGGAGCTGCTTGAAAAACACCTAAAAGCAACAGGGGGAAGAGTTTTAACTCGGTTTCCTCCTGAGCCAAACGGTTATCTTCATATTGGTCATGCTAAG GCAATGTTTGTGGATTTTGGCCTTGCTAAAGAGCGAGGTGGAGGCTGTTATTTGAg GTATGATGACACGAATCCAGAAGCTGAGAAGAAGGAATATATTGATCATATAGAAGAGATTGTCAAGTGGATGGGTTGGGAGCCTTTCAAG ATTACTTATGCTAGTGATTACTTCCAAGAACTTTATGAATTAGCTGTGGAGCTCATACGGAGGGGTCATGCTTATGTTGATCATCAG ACTCCTGATGAAATAAAGGAGTACAGAGAGAAAAAGATGAATAGTCCTTGGAGGGATAGGCCTATCGCTGAGTCATTGAAATTGTTTGACGAAATGAAGAAAGGTCTGATTGAGGAAGGCAAGGCAACTCTTAGAATGAAGCAGGACATGCAGAGCGATAATTTTAACATGTATGACCTTATTGCATATCGTATTAAG TTCACTCCTCATCCACATGCTGGAGACAAGTGGTGTATTTATCCAAGTTATGATTATGCACACTGCACTGTGGATTCTCTTGAGAACATAACACATTCG CTGTGCACCTTGGAATTTGAAACACGTCGTGCCTCGTACTACTGGCTGTTGCATGCTCTGGACCTTTACCAACCATATGTGTGGGAATATTCTCGTCTCAATGTTTCAAATAATGTGTTGTCCAAGCGTAAG TTAAATCGCCTGGTGACTGAAAAATGGGTTGATGGCTGGGATGATCCTCGTCTACTAACACTTGCTGGTCTTAGGCGCAAAGGTGTTACATCAACTGCAATTAATGCTTTTGTTCGAGGAATGGGAATTACCAGAAG TGACTGTTCTTTGATTCGGTTTGATCGTCTTGAATATCACATTAGAGAAGAACTAAATAGAACAGCTGCACGAGCAATGGTTGTCTTGCAGCCACTCAAG GTCGTTATTACAAACTTTGAAAATGGATCAATATTGGATCTTGATGCCAAGAAATGGCCCGAAGCTCAAGAAGATGAGGCATCAGCCTTTTATAAG GTTCCCTTTTCCAATATTGTGTACATAGAACAATCAGATTTCCGGTTGAAAGATTCGAAAGATTATTATGGTCTTGCACCTGGAAAATCTGTCCTCCTGAG GTATGCATATCCTATTAAATGTACGGACGTTATCCTTGCGGATGATAAGGAAACTGTACTTGAGATTCGAGCTGAATATGATGCTTCCAAGAAATCAAAGCCAAAG GGGGTCCTACATTGGGTTGCACAACCTTCTCCAGGAGTCAATCCACTCAATGTGGAAGTTAGATTGTTTGACAAGCTCTTCCTTTCTGAG AACCCTGCTGAACTTGATGACTGGCTTGCTGATTTGAACCCACACTCTAAAGTAGTTATCCCAAGTGCTTATGCTGTACCGGAACTTAGAAATGCTGTCGATGGGGACACGTTCCAATTTGAAAGGCTTG GGTATTTCACGGTTGATATAGACTCGACTCCTGAGAAACTCGTATTCAATCGGACAGTAACACTGAGAGATAGCTATAAAAGCAGC TGTTTTAGCTGGTAA
- the LOC103497356 gene encoding glutamine--tRNA ligase-like isoform X2, which translates to MTVNNDNVDKDKLLELFLRIGLDERTARNTVANNKVTANLSAVIHEAGVLDGCHRAVGNLLYSVATKYPANALIHRPILLDYITSNKVKTPAQLEAAFSFFSAAGSEIKLNEFESACGVGVEVSVEEIEKTVNEVFEERKNEILEQRYRTNVGDLFGHVRKKHPWADPKIVKQFIDSKLFELLGERTVADNEKIAKKKKEKPAKVDDKLAATVAPKQPPTEEDLNPYLIFPQPEDNYKVHTEVFFSNGTILRCCNTRELLEKHLKATGGRVLTRFPPEPNGYLHIGHAKVVQLLLYDFSFSNFCLQSLTRYFLQCFIILMIDQAMFVDFGLAKERGGGCYLRYDDTNPEAEKKEYIDHIEEIVKWMGWEPFKITYASDYFQELYELAVELIRRGHAYVDHQTPDEIKEYREKKMNSPWRDRPIAESLKLFDEMKKGLIEEGKATLRMKQDMQSDNFNMYDLIAYRIKFTPHPHAGDKWCIYPSYDYAHCTVDSLENITHSLCTLEFETRRASYYWLLHALDLYQPYVWEYSRLNVSNNVLSKRKLNRLVTEKWVDGWDDPRLLTLAGLRRKGVTSTAINAFVRGMGITRSDCSLIRFDRLEYHIREELNRTAARAMVVLQPLKVVITNFENGSILDLDAKKWPEAQEDEASAFYKVPFSNIVYIEQSDFRLKDSKDYYGLAPGKSVLLRYAYPIKCTDVILADDKETVLEIRAEYDASKKSKPKGVLHWVAQPSPGVNPLNVEVRLFDKLFLSENPAELDDWLADLNPHSKVVIPSAYAVPELRNAVDGDTFQFERLGYFTVDIDSTPEKLVFNRTVTLRDSYKSSK; encoded by the exons ATGACGGTGAATAATGATAATGTCGACAAGGACAAGTTGCTGGAGCTGTTCTTGAGAATCGGCTTGGATGAACGCACTGCACGCAACACCGTCGCCAACAATAAGGTCACTGCCAATCTCAGTGCTGTTATTCATGAG GCTGGCGTGCTTGATGGATGTCACAGGGCTGTTGGAAATCTCTTGTATAGT GTTGCAACAAAGTATCCAGCAAATGCACTTATTCATCGACCAATATTGCTGGATTATATTACCTCGAATAAG GTAAAGACGCCGGCGCAATTGGAAGCggcattttcatttttttctgcTGCAGGCTCAGAAATTAAATTGAATGAATTTGAAAGTGCATGTGGTGTTG GTGTGGAGGTTTCAGTTGAAGAAATTGAGAAAACTGTGAATGAGGTTTTTGAAGAACGTAAAAATGAAATTCTGGAGCAGCGTTATCGAACAAACG TGGGTGACTTGTTTGGCCATGTACGGAAGAAGCATCCATGGGCTGATCCAAAGATTGTAAAG CAATTTATTGATTCCAAATTATTTGAATTACTTGGTGAAAGGACAGTAGCAGATAAcgaaaagatagcgaaaaagaaaaaggagaagcCTGCTAAAGTAGAT GATAAACTTGCTGCTACTGTTGCACCAAAACAGCCTCCAACTGAGGAAGATCTTAACCCATATTTAATATTCCCTCAACCCGAGGATAATTATAAG GTTCATACTGAAGTATTTTTCAGTAATGGAACTATTTTGAGATGTTGCAACACCAGGGAGCTGCTTGAAAAACACCTAAAAGCAACAGGGGGAAGAGTTTTAACTCGGTTTCCTCCTGAGCCAAACGGTTATCTTCATATTGGTCATGCTAAGGTAGTACAGCTACTCTtgtatgatttttctttttccaatttctGTCTTCAGTCTTTGACCAGATATTTTCTTCAATGTTTTATTATCCTTATGATCGATCAGGCAATGTTTGTGGATTTTGGCCTTGCTAAAGAGCGAGGTGGAGGCTGTTATTTGAg GTATGATGACACGAATCCAGAAGCTGAGAAGAAGGAATATATTGATCATATAGAAGAGATTGTCAAGTGGATGGGTTGGGAGCCTTTCAAG ATTACTTATGCTAGTGATTACTTCCAAGAACTTTATGAATTAGCTGTGGAGCTCATACGGAGGGGTCATGCTTATGTTGATCATCAG ACTCCTGATGAAATAAAGGAGTACAGAGAGAAAAAGATGAATAGTCCTTGGAGGGATAGGCCTATCGCTGAGTCATTGAAATTGTTTGACGAAATGAAGAAAGGTCTGATTGAGGAAGGCAAGGCAACTCTTAGAATGAAGCAGGACATGCAGAGCGATAATTTTAACATGTATGACCTTATTGCATATCGTATTAAG TTCACTCCTCATCCACATGCTGGAGACAAGTGGTGTATTTATCCAAGTTATGATTATGCACACTGCACTGTGGATTCTCTTGAGAACATAACACATTCG CTGTGCACCTTGGAATTTGAAACACGTCGTGCCTCGTACTACTGGCTGTTGCATGCTCTGGACCTTTACCAACCATATGTGTGGGAATATTCTCGTCTCAATGTTTCAAATAATGTGTTGTCCAAGCGTAAG TTAAATCGCCTGGTGACTGAAAAATGGGTTGATGGCTGGGATGATCCTCGTCTACTAACACTTGCTGGTCTTAGGCGCAAAGGTGTTACATCAACTGCAATTAATGCTTTTGTTCGAGGAATGGGAATTACCAGAAG TGACTGTTCTTTGATTCGGTTTGATCGTCTTGAATATCACATTAGAGAAGAACTAAATAGAACAGCTGCACGAGCAATGGTTGTCTTGCAGCCACTCAAG GTCGTTATTACAAACTTTGAAAATGGATCAATATTGGATCTTGATGCCAAGAAATGGCCCGAAGCTCAAGAAGATGAGGCATCAGCCTTTTATAAG GTTCCCTTTTCCAATATTGTGTACATAGAACAATCAGATTTCCGGTTGAAAGATTCGAAAGATTATTATGGTCTTGCACCTGGAAAATCTGTCCTCCTGAG GTATGCATATCCTATTAAATGTACGGACGTTATCCTTGCGGATGATAAGGAAACTGTACTTGAGATTCGAGCTGAATATGATGCTTCCAAGAAATCAAAGCCAAAG GGGGTCCTACATTGGGTTGCACAACCTTCTCCAGGAGTCAATCCACTCAATGTGGAAGTTAGATTGTTTGACAAGCTCTTCCTTTCTGAG AACCCTGCTGAACTTGATGACTGGCTTGCTGATTTGAACCCACACTCTAAAGTAGTTATCCCAAGTGCTTATGCTGTACCGGAACTTAGAAATGCTGTCGATGGGGACACGTTCCAATTTGAAAGGCTTG GGTATTTCACGGTTGATATAGACTCGACTCCTGAGAAACTCGTATTCAATCGGACAGTAACACTGAGAGATAGCTATAAAAGCAGCAagtaa
- the LOC103497356 gene encoding glutamine--tRNA ligase-like isoform X3, which produces MTVNNDNVDKDKLLELFLRIGLDERTARNTVANNKVTANLSAVIHEAGVLDGCHRAVGNLLYSVATKYPANALIHRPILLDYITSNKVKTPAQLEAAFSFFSAAGSEIKLNEFESACGVGVEVSVEEIEKTVNEVFEERKNEILEQRYRTNVGDLFGHVRKKHPWADPKIVKQFIDSKLFELLGERTVADNEKIAKKKKEKPAKVDDKLAATVAPKQPPTEEDLNPYLIFPQPEDNYKVHTEVFFSNGTILRCCNTRELLEKHLKATGGRVLTRFPPEPNGYLHIGHAKAMFVDFGLAKERGGGCYLRYDDTNPEAEKKEYIDHIEEIVKWMGWEPFKITYASDYFQELYELAVELIRRGHAYVDHQTPDEIKEYREKKMNSPWRDRPIAESLKLFDEMKKGLIEEGKATLRMKQDMQSDNFNMYDLIAYRIKFTPHPHAGDKWCIYPSYDYAHCTVDSLENITHSLCTLEFETRRASYYWLLHALDLYQPYVWEYSRLNVSNNVLSKRKVCGMLLNSSLNNIDIWPFATLLTTFYPLQLNRLVTEKWVDGWDDPRLLTLAGLRRKGVTSTAINAFVRGMGITRSDCSLIRFDRLEYHIREELNRTAARAMVVLQPLKVVITNFENGSILDLDAKKWPEAQEDEASAFYKVPFSNIVYIEQSDFRLKDSKDYYGLAPGKSVLLRYAYPIKCTDVILADDKETVLEIRAEYDASKKSKPKGVLHWVAQPSPGVNPLNVEVRLFDKLFLSENPAELDDWLADLNPHSKVVIPSAYAVPELRNAVDGDTFQFERLGYFTVDIDSTPEKLVFNRTVTLRDSYKSSCFSW; this is translated from the exons ATGACGGTGAATAATGATAATGTCGACAAGGACAAGTTGCTGGAGCTGTTCTTGAGAATCGGCTTGGATGAACGCACTGCACGCAACACCGTCGCCAACAATAAGGTCACTGCCAATCTCAGTGCTGTTATTCATGAG GCTGGCGTGCTTGATGGATGTCACAGGGCTGTTGGAAATCTCTTGTATAGT GTTGCAACAAAGTATCCAGCAAATGCACTTATTCATCGACCAATATTGCTGGATTATATTACCTCGAATAAG GTAAAGACGCCGGCGCAATTGGAAGCggcattttcatttttttctgcTGCAGGCTCAGAAATTAAATTGAATGAATTTGAAAGTGCATGTGGTGTTG GTGTGGAGGTTTCAGTTGAAGAAATTGAGAAAACTGTGAATGAGGTTTTTGAAGAACGTAAAAATGAAATTCTGGAGCAGCGTTATCGAACAAACG TGGGTGACTTGTTTGGCCATGTACGGAAGAAGCATCCATGGGCTGATCCAAAGATTGTAAAG CAATTTATTGATTCCAAATTATTTGAATTACTTGGTGAAAGGACAGTAGCAGATAAcgaaaagatagcgaaaaagaaaaaggagaagcCTGCTAAAGTAGAT GATAAACTTGCTGCTACTGTTGCACCAAAACAGCCTCCAACTGAGGAAGATCTTAACCCATATTTAATATTCCCTCAACCCGAGGATAATTATAAG GTTCATACTGAAGTATTTTTCAGTAATGGAACTATTTTGAGATGTTGCAACACCAGGGAGCTGCTTGAAAAACACCTAAAAGCAACAGGGGGAAGAGTTTTAACTCGGTTTCCTCCTGAGCCAAACGGTTATCTTCATATTGGTCATGCTAAG GCAATGTTTGTGGATTTTGGCCTTGCTAAAGAGCGAGGTGGAGGCTGTTATTTGAg GTATGATGACACGAATCCAGAAGCTGAGAAGAAGGAATATATTGATCATATAGAAGAGATTGTCAAGTGGATGGGTTGGGAGCCTTTCAAG ATTACTTATGCTAGTGATTACTTCCAAGAACTTTATGAATTAGCTGTGGAGCTCATACGGAGGGGTCATGCTTATGTTGATCATCAG ACTCCTGATGAAATAAAGGAGTACAGAGAGAAAAAGATGAATAGTCCTTGGAGGGATAGGCCTATCGCTGAGTCATTGAAATTGTTTGACGAAATGAAGAAAGGTCTGATTGAGGAAGGCAAGGCAACTCTTAGAATGAAGCAGGACATGCAGAGCGATAATTTTAACATGTATGACCTTATTGCATATCGTATTAAG TTCACTCCTCATCCACATGCTGGAGACAAGTGGTGTATTTATCCAAGTTATGATTATGCACACTGCACTGTGGATTCTCTTGAGAACATAACACATTCG CTGTGCACCTTGGAATTTGAAACACGTCGTGCCTCGTACTACTGGCTGTTGCATGCTCTGGACCTTTACCAACCATATGTGTGGGAATATTCTCGTCTCAATGTTTCAAATAATGTGTTGTCCAAGCGTAAGGTGTGTGGCATGCTTCTAAATTCATCTTTGAACAACATAGATATTTGGCCTTTTGCTACCTTACTGACCACATTTTATCCTTTGCAGTTAAATCGCCTGGTGACTGAAAAATGGGTTGATGGCTGGGATGATCCTCGTCTACTAACACTTGCTGGTCTTAGGCGCAAAGGTGTTACATCAACTGCAATTAATGCTTTTGTTCGAGGAATGGGAATTACCAGAAG TGACTGTTCTTTGATTCGGTTTGATCGTCTTGAATATCACATTAGAGAAGAACTAAATAGAACAGCTGCACGAGCAATGGTTGTCTTGCAGCCACTCAAG GTCGTTATTACAAACTTTGAAAATGGATCAATATTGGATCTTGATGCCAAGAAATGGCCCGAAGCTCAAGAAGATGAGGCATCAGCCTTTTATAAG GTTCCCTTTTCCAATATTGTGTACATAGAACAATCAGATTTCCGGTTGAAAGATTCGAAAGATTATTATGGTCTTGCACCTGGAAAATCTGTCCTCCTGAG GTATGCATATCCTATTAAATGTACGGACGTTATCCTTGCGGATGATAAGGAAACTGTACTTGAGATTCGAGCTGAATATGATGCTTCCAAGAAATCAAAGCCAAAG GGGGTCCTACATTGGGTTGCACAACCTTCTCCAGGAGTCAATCCACTCAATGTGGAAGTTAGATTGTTTGACAAGCTCTTCCTTTCTGAG AACCCTGCTGAACTTGATGACTGGCTTGCTGATTTGAACCCACACTCTAAAGTAGTTATCCCAAGTGCTTATGCTGTACCGGAACTTAGAAATGCTGTCGATGGGGACACGTTCCAATTTGAAAGGCTTG GGTATTTCACGGTTGATATAGACTCGACTCCTGAGAAACTCGTATTCAATCGGACAGTAACACTGAGAGATAGCTATAAAAGCAGC TGTTTTAGCTGGTAA
- the LOC103497356 gene encoding glutamine--tRNA ligase-like isoform X1 produces the protein MTVNNDNVDKDKLLELFLRIGLDERTARNTVANNKVTANLSAVIHEAGVLDGCHRAVGNLLYSVATKYPANALIHRPILLDYITSNKVKTPAQLEAAFSFFSAAGSEIKLNEFESACGVGVEVSVEEIEKTVNEVFEERKNEILEQRYRTNVGDLFGHVRKKHPWADPKIVKQFIDSKLFELLGERTVADNEKIAKKKKEKPAKVDDKLAATVAPKQPPTEEDLNPYLIFPQPEDNYKVHTEVFFSNGTILRCCNTRELLEKHLKATGGRVLTRFPPEPNGYLHIGHAKVVQLLLYDFSFSNFCLQSLTRYFLQCFIILMIDQAMFVDFGLAKERGGGCYLRYDDTNPEAEKKEYIDHIEEIVKWMGWEPFKITYASDYFQELYELAVELIRRGHAYVDHQTPDEIKEYREKKMNSPWRDRPIAESLKLFDEMKKGLIEEGKATLRMKQDMQSDNFNMYDLIAYRIKFTPHPHAGDKWCIYPSYDYAHCTVDSLENITHSLCTLEFETRRASYYWLLHALDLYQPYVWEYSRLNVSNNVLSKRKLNRLVTEKWVDGWDDPRLLTLAGLRRKGVTSTAINAFVRGMGITRSDCSLIRFDRLEYHIREELNRTAARAMVVLQPLKVVITNFENGSILDLDAKKWPEAQEDEASAFYKVPFSNIVYIEQSDFRLKDSKDYYGLAPGKSVLLRYAYPIKCTDVILADDKETVLEIRAEYDASKKSKPKGVLHWVAQPSPGVNPLNVEVRLFDKLFLSENPAELDDWLADLNPHSKVVIPSAYAVPELRNAVDGDTFQFERLGYFTVDIDSTPEKLVFNRTVTLRDSYKSSCFSW, from the exons ATGACGGTGAATAATGATAATGTCGACAAGGACAAGTTGCTGGAGCTGTTCTTGAGAATCGGCTTGGATGAACGCACTGCACGCAACACCGTCGCCAACAATAAGGTCACTGCCAATCTCAGTGCTGTTATTCATGAG GCTGGCGTGCTTGATGGATGTCACAGGGCTGTTGGAAATCTCTTGTATAGT GTTGCAACAAAGTATCCAGCAAATGCACTTATTCATCGACCAATATTGCTGGATTATATTACCTCGAATAAG GTAAAGACGCCGGCGCAATTGGAAGCggcattttcatttttttctgcTGCAGGCTCAGAAATTAAATTGAATGAATTTGAAAGTGCATGTGGTGTTG GTGTGGAGGTTTCAGTTGAAGAAATTGAGAAAACTGTGAATGAGGTTTTTGAAGAACGTAAAAATGAAATTCTGGAGCAGCGTTATCGAACAAACG TGGGTGACTTGTTTGGCCATGTACGGAAGAAGCATCCATGGGCTGATCCAAAGATTGTAAAG CAATTTATTGATTCCAAATTATTTGAATTACTTGGTGAAAGGACAGTAGCAGATAAcgaaaagatagcgaaaaagaaaaaggagaagcCTGCTAAAGTAGAT GATAAACTTGCTGCTACTGTTGCACCAAAACAGCCTCCAACTGAGGAAGATCTTAACCCATATTTAATATTCCCTCAACCCGAGGATAATTATAAG GTTCATACTGAAGTATTTTTCAGTAATGGAACTATTTTGAGATGTTGCAACACCAGGGAGCTGCTTGAAAAACACCTAAAAGCAACAGGGGGAAGAGTTTTAACTCGGTTTCCTCCTGAGCCAAACGGTTATCTTCATATTGGTCATGCTAAGGTAGTACAGCTACTCTtgtatgatttttctttttccaatttctGTCTTCAGTCTTTGACCAGATATTTTCTTCAATGTTTTATTATCCTTATGATCGATCAGGCAATGTTTGTGGATTTTGGCCTTGCTAAAGAGCGAGGTGGAGGCTGTTATTTGAg GTATGATGACACGAATCCAGAAGCTGAGAAGAAGGAATATATTGATCATATAGAAGAGATTGTCAAGTGGATGGGTTGGGAGCCTTTCAAG ATTACTTATGCTAGTGATTACTTCCAAGAACTTTATGAATTAGCTGTGGAGCTCATACGGAGGGGTCATGCTTATGTTGATCATCAG ACTCCTGATGAAATAAAGGAGTACAGAGAGAAAAAGATGAATAGTCCTTGGAGGGATAGGCCTATCGCTGAGTCATTGAAATTGTTTGACGAAATGAAGAAAGGTCTGATTGAGGAAGGCAAGGCAACTCTTAGAATGAAGCAGGACATGCAGAGCGATAATTTTAACATGTATGACCTTATTGCATATCGTATTAAG TTCACTCCTCATCCACATGCTGGAGACAAGTGGTGTATTTATCCAAGTTATGATTATGCACACTGCACTGTGGATTCTCTTGAGAACATAACACATTCG CTGTGCACCTTGGAATTTGAAACACGTCGTGCCTCGTACTACTGGCTGTTGCATGCTCTGGACCTTTACCAACCATATGTGTGGGAATATTCTCGTCTCAATGTTTCAAATAATGTGTTGTCCAAGCGTAAG TTAAATCGCCTGGTGACTGAAAAATGGGTTGATGGCTGGGATGATCCTCGTCTACTAACACTTGCTGGTCTTAGGCGCAAAGGTGTTACATCAACTGCAATTAATGCTTTTGTTCGAGGAATGGGAATTACCAGAAG TGACTGTTCTTTGATTCGGTTTGATCGTCTTGAATATCACATTAGAGAAGAACTAAATAGAACAGCTGCACGAGCAATGGTTGTCTTGCAGCCACTCAAG GTCGTTATTACAAACTTTGAAAATGGATCAATATTGGATCTTGATGCCAAGAAATGGCCCGAAGCTCAAGAAGATGAGGCATCAGCCTTTTATAAG GTTCCCTTTTCCAATATTGTGTACATAGAACAATCAGATTTCCGGTTGAAAGATTCGAAAGATTATTATGGTCTTGCACCTGGAAAATCTGTCCTCCTGAG GTATGCATATCCTATTAAATGTACGGACGTTATCCTTGCGGATGATAAGGAAACTGTACTTGAGATTCGAGCTGAATATGATGCTTCCAAGAAATCAAAGCCAAAG GGGGTCCTACATTGGGTTGCACAACCTTCTCCAGGAGTCAATCCACTCAATGTGGAAGTTAGATTGTTTGACAAGCTCTTCCTTTCTGAG AACCCTGCTGAACTTGATGACTGGCTTGCTGATTTGAACCCACACTCTAAAGTAGTTATCCCAAGTGCTTATGCTGTACCGGAACTTAGAAATGCTGTCGATGGGGACACGTTCCAATTTGAAAGGCTTG GGTATTTCACGGTTGATATAGACTCGACTCCTGAGAAACTCGTATTCAATCGGACAGTAACACTGAGAGATAGCTATAAAAGCAGC TGTTTTAGCTGGTAA